In Acidobacteriota bacterium, the DNA window TGGGGGATCAGAACGAACCGAATCGCGCCTCTCCGCAGCCGGAATTTCTCGAGCAGAAGGTCGGTCTGGAAGCTATGGAGAGCCCATTTGCCGTCGTGCTCCCAGACTCGCTCCAGCGCTCGGAACCGCGCCGAGCCGAACTTCCGGGAAGCCTTAGCCAAGTCCAGTCCCCAAGAGGGCGCAGGGTCCGTAGTCTGGCCGCGCCGGGCGCGGCAGAACCAGTCGAATTCCTCGACCTCATGGGGCGTCAACCGCTTGATGTACGTGTCCCGAATCGCGAATCGATGGAGCGCCACCGCGTTCCAAAATCGCCTGGGCACCAGTACCCGGATGGTCCATTCATCTACCCCCATAAGAAGGTCGGCATGCCTCGCCAGGAAGACGCGGAAGTCGGACGGGACGCGCCGCGTCACCAGGTAGAGGAAGACGTGACGCCGGTCGTCCTTAGCGATGCCGATCGGCAGCTTGTCTGGAAAGTAGCGAACAGTCTTCTGCCGGCCTTCCCCGAACGTCAGCTTCGGGTAGAAGAGCCGGCGATCCTGCTCGAAGGCGTCATCGAAATACGCAACCTTGTCCCGCTCGGTCCCAAGCCACGAGTGCTTCGTGTCCCCGAAAACCGCATCGAGCAGCATCAGGCGCTCGACAAAGCGTCCCTTGGAGGCGGGCCGGCGGTTGCGGTTGTTAGCCTCTCCGATCGCCTCGTAGAGCGGCTTGTACTGGACGTGGAAGAGGCGTCCTTGGTGCAGCTTCCCAGGAGTGATGGTGGTGGCGTATCCGCGACCGACGAGGTTGGCCAAGAAGTCCTTCGTCTTCTGGCCGTGGGTAATGCCCATGAATGCCCTGTACTGCCGTTCGATGAACACGCCCGAGTAGATCAGAACGTGCAAGATGAAGCGGGCCTGCGGCTCGGTGAATCCGAACTCCATCACCGCCTTTTCCCGCTCCGGCCGGATGCTGTCGCACAGTTCACGCCGCGCCCACTTCATCATAGGAACTCCTCCGCGAAGCCCGGATCGAATGGGCTGCCGCCGGTGTTGCTTCCACCTCCGCCACCGCGCCCACCGCCACCGCGGTAGCACGTGAAGCCGGCCTGCGCTTTTGACCCTGCGTACGCGCCGCGATAGTGCTCGCTCATGACTTCCACGTCCTCGTGACGGTCGCGGCCGTCAAGCTCGTACTCGATGCGGAAGTCGGGGAAATGGACCCGCTCATCGAAGTACGGGAGATCGTGGTCACGCGCCCAGGCCTCGATCTCTCGCGCGTCGCGATCCGGCCGGCCGTCGCTGTTCGGGTTGCCCTTGTTGTGTTCTTGAAGCCACTCCTGGTACTCGCGCCGGAGATCGATTTCCAGGATCACCCGCTCGACGTCGGCGCCCTGATCCCGCAGGCGCCCCTCGACCTCGACGTACGCGGCGAAGAGTTGCGAGTCGTGCTCAAGCTCGCGCGGGCGGCTCACCTCTGCGTGGAACTCTTGGCGCTCGTCGTCCTCATCGCGTTCCCGGCGGTTGGATTCCAGCAGGTCCCTGCCGTCCTCAGTCAACGTGACGGCGCGCTCGCCGCTGTCGATGGCTACGAATCGAATCAGACCCTCATCCCGCAGGTGCTCCAGCGTGTCGTCCCGCGGATCCCAATCCGGATCGCGGGCCGTCTCCAAGTCCCGTTCGGCGACCACCCGAAAGGATCCGATGGTGGCGAGCATCCGGCTGTCCTCGCGGTTCAACTCGTACAGGTTCTCGCGCTCGTCCTGTACCAGCTCCCGCTCAAGTCCGCGGAGCAGTTCTAGGCCCTCTACGAACGCGTCGCGCGGGTCGTGGCCCCGAGGGTCACGGTCACGCTCGAAGTCCCTGTCTCGGTCATCTGGATCGCGTGGATCGTCCAGCCAGCGCGCGTCGTAGATATCGAAGTCGTCGCGATCGCGCGAGTCGTAGTCACGGGGATCGAAATCCAAAGTGCCCTCCCCGACGGTATCCGCCGTCTGATCACACGCGATTATGAAAGGCGGAATACGCCGCAACAATGAACGTTGGGGCCGCTTTGGGCGGTGTTGGGTGAAAGGCGATCGAGTGTCAGGCCATCACGCGTTCCAGCGTGGCGCTGTGCTCGTCGCCGTCAATGCTCGTCGCTGCGCTCCGACCGCACGGCGGCCTTCGGGCATTGACGGCGCCTGCGCGCAGCGCGAGCCAGGCTGTTGCGTGATTGCCAGCTCTCGACGACAGACGCCGGTAAGCAGAGAGCTTAATCTGCAGCGTGGCGGCATCTATGTTGCGGCCGCGCGCGTCAACAACTGTCGAATCCGGGCGACTGCACCTGGCAAGTTTTCGCGAAGCTCGTGCTCCCAGATTCTGACAACCCGCCAGCCGAGTTTTCGCAGTTCGCGATTTACACGGCGGTCACGTTCCCGATTCGCGGCGATCTTCGTCCTCCAAAATCCAACATTTGATTTCGGCTCGCCGTAGTGCCGCGGACAAGCGTGCCAGAAGCAACCGTCGACAAAGATCGTCAGGCGCAACTTTGGGAAGGCCAGGTCCGGCGTGCCGGGCAATCGAGCTCGTACGCGGTATCTAAGGCCGATCGCCCAGAGTGCCCGTCGGAAGGCAATCTCAGGAACAGTGTCCGCGCTCCGAACCCGGGACATGTGTTCGGACCTACTCATGGCAGGTCGGCCAGGGGGGCGCCGCCGCTTTGGAGGAAAGACAGGCACGCTGTCGAGCTGGTTTCCCTTCACAGACCGTGAATGACGTTGACCGGGTCCTTTTGTAGGTCTATATTTCGTTGCAGATTGTTTCAATTGTGCGTCTTCGTTTCACCTGGTTCCATATGAGCGAGCAAATTCAGCTGATCCAGTTCGACGATGAGCCTCCCCTGTCAGACCCGTACCTGACTGAGCAAGACGTGATCACCGAATTCAAGGTATCACGCACAACACTCTGGAGGCTCCGGATGGAAGGGCTTCCCCATGTGTCGGTCGGTCGGCAAGTCCGCTATCGCTTAGGTGCGATAGTCGAATGGCTTGAGCGGTCCAACGGTCCCGAAGGGCGACGTGGGAGAAGGCGGGCCAAGCAAACTAGCCAGACGGCCGACGCGATTCCGCCTTGCCACTGGAGCCACGCGGTCGCGCTCGATCCGCGTCATCGTCCACAAACCCCTTTCGCACCGTCATCGACAATACGCCGCGAGTGGTGGCGCTTCCCACAGGAGGCACACCTTCTAGATCCCCGCCTTGGACGTTACCGAAGACTGAGGGCGCACGAAGTCGCCGTCCTTCAGGGATTCGCACCCGATTGGGCGTCGGCGGCCGGAGTCGGCGAACTCGATCAGATTCGCGGCTACGGCAACGCAGTACCTCCGAGCCTCGCACGAGCAGTTATCAACGGAATCATCAAGACAGTAGACCAACCCTTGCGCACTAGCGTCGAGGTATGCGCCGGATTCGGAGGCTTGGCAATGGGTGCGGCGGATGCGGCAGGGATCAAACATCTCGCTCTCATTGACAACTGGAATGTTGCGACTCGGACCCTGCGGGCAAACGGCCCTTGGCCCGTCGACTCTGTGCTGGAAGAAGACGTTTGCGATGTCGAGTGGCAACGCTTTACTGACAGAGTAGATCTCCTGACAGGAGGCCCCCCGTGTCAGCCGTGGTCGATCGGCGGTGCGAGGCGTGGAGCTCGCGACGAACGTGATTTGCTCGGGCTCATGCCTGATGTCGTAGGAGTTGTGCGCCCGATTGCTTTCGTGTTCGAGAACGTTCCAGGGCTGCTCGCGGGAGAGAACGAAGCCTACGCGCGGTGGCTGCTGGATCGATTGCGCACGCCGGCACCAGGATTGAATTACGCAGTTGCTGCAGCTACTTTTAACGCTGCGGATTTCGGGCTACCACAAATCCGTCGCCGCGTTTTCATCGTCGGTCTTCGGGGCAAGCCGGCTTCGGCTGTGCACGAGACGTTCGACGCGATTGCGGCTCTTCGCACTCACGCTGATCCGAAACTACCTCTCCCGCACGGCCGGGCCGCGTGGAACACCATAAACTCGGCACTTCCTGACTGGGCAAGCGTCGAAGATGGCTGGCGGAAATGGATCACAGTAGGCGACGATTCTAAAGATCCTGAGAGCGTCGACCCAGCGGAAGCCCGCAGCGATACCACTCAGACGAATCGACAGTCGAGACGCCCTCGCATTTCACTGTCCTGGCCCCACCGAGACTGCTTAACCGAGTGGACGGCTGGCGGCTGGACTGCCCGAGACGAGGTTGACGATCCACTCCGCACCGATGTTCGACCACTGCTCGTTATCGAACACGGGCTCACCGCGGACCCGTTCACAGACCCGTGGTTCGTCGTCGGCGATAGTGTGGCGGCGCTGGGCGCGCTGACGCGCACACACGCTCGACGGGCCCAGCTCGTGTATCTCGATCTGCCGCGGATCACCACCAACGCTGCTGCTTTCGACGCTGCTGAAGATCAGTCAGCGCTCGACACTTGGCTAACGCTTGTCCAAGGTCTGCTTCGTCGTGGCCTGCGACTCTTATCAGACGAGGGAGCAATCGTCGCACTGTGCGGCGTCGGCGAGCTGCCGTACGTTCAAATCCTGTTGACCGAGCTCGCGGGAGTTAGGAACTACGTCGGGACTGTCGCGTGGCAGAAAGGCTACAGTCCTCGCAACATCCCAAACCAACGTGAGTTCTCTCCCACACACGACAACCTCGTGGTTTTTGCACGTCGGAAGGAAGTGCTGCCGGCGGTGGCGCTACGCGTGCCGCCGGAGGGTTTCGCAAATCAGGATGCCGACCCGCGTGGTCCTTGGAACGCGGAACATAAGGGGGCAAACAAGGATGACTACACATTTGAGGTCAATGTCGCGCCGTACCGTTGGCGAATCGTGGACGGTGCGTTGCCACCTGGAATGTGGCGCATAAGCGAGCGGTCCGGTGTTATCTGGGCGCCCAAGGGTGATGTCAAAACGCCCGGTTTGTTCCGGTTCACGGTCGAGGTCGAAGATCAGAAGGGCGCGAAAGCCCGTCGCGCGTTGAGCATACAGGTCGCGGAAGACGTCGAGCCCCCTCCACTAGTACCGCCGCCTTGGTTAATCGCGCAGGTTGACGGCGAAGGTCGAATCCTAAACGGCCCGGACAGTTCTGGCGACTTGCGAATTGTGACTGACAAGTTGCCTGTCGCCTGCTTGGGGCAGGAGTATTCGGCCGTTGCCATTGCGAGCGGCGGCGCTCCCTGGACGGGTACCACAAAGCCCGGCAAGACGTCCACGCCAGGAAGTCGTCCGAAACGTTTTTGGGAATACTCCCCCGAGACTCTGCTTCAGGCAGCAGCGCGCGACGCCGTGGACTTCAAGAACAAAGTGGATGCGATTCCCGCGGTTAAGCGCTATTTGGATGGTGCGGAATCTGCCCCTCGAAATGTCGAAACCGTTTGGCTCGGGGGTGACAAGCGTCGCGCGCAAGGCCAACTCGTTGGTTACAGCCAAGACGCCAAAGCCGAGTTGACGGACATGCAAGCCGAGAACGTGATTCAGGAAGTGATCACCTATTCGAAGCCAGCGACGTTGATGCTCCGGCTCATCGCGCTGTTTACTCAGCCCCAAGGCCTCGTCGTTGACATTGGCGCACCCGCAGCGGAGATGGCCGCGATCGCGACAATGACCGGCAGACGTGCCGTGTATGTAGAACTGCCCAGCAACACTGGGCTACGTCAGACACTCACTGCCCCGCGATTGCTGCATGCGTCCCGCGGCCGACATCCTCTTCCTGAGGATTGCGTCTTCGCCGCCGACCTTAACGGGGAAGCAGCCGAGCGCGGCCTAATCATCAACGGACAGCGTCGAGCGCCTAGCGAATTGGCGGGGGTCTTCACCGTGGAGCTTGGGGCTTCCGCCGCTCGGATTGATCGGCCTTCTGCAGTGGTCGAGCTGGACTACGTCACCTATCCCACCGGTAGCGACACCTTTCTTCACATGCTCGCGAGCATCGAGGGTCTCGTCCCGATTGGTGGCAACCGAGGATGGTTCGCTGAGGCACTGTGGGAACCGCTTCGAGCTGTCTACGTGCAGAGCAAAGAGTTTGTTGATGGCAGCTTCCTCGAACGCGTCTCGCAGGATCACGATGAATTTCTCCGCACCGGCGGTCGCGTCCGCATCTACTATCACCGAGGCCAGAACAGCTCGTTGATGCCTGTAGGCTCGGGAGTCGAACTGAGACGAATCCCGTTCGATCTGCAGTTGACGGCAGGCCTGTTTTGAACCGCGAACGGCTGCTCCGCGACGCTTATGATTTGGTGGTCAGGACGATGCGGCTACGGCCGCCACAGGCAGAGGCCTTGGCGAGTGTTCGCGACGTGCTTCTTCGTCTGCCCGATCGGCTCTCGACTTGTACTTCTGAGGAAGTCCGGCAGTTTCTGACTGGGTCTGGATGGACGCATACGGGCCATCCTGCCTTTACGCTTTCTCTCGCTACAGGGCTAGGCAAATCTCGGCTCGCCGGCGCGATCATCGCGCTTCTGTGGTTGTCTGGAGAGGCGCGTACGTTTCTATTGCTAGCTCCTCGACGAGCCGTGCTGCGCCGGTTGAACGACGCACTTGACCCCGCGTTCCATGACTATCTGTTCACCGACCCGAATCTAATTCCGGAGCCACTCGTGATTAGGGCGGACGAGATTACGAGCCCGGCAGCACTCGACCCGCAGGCCGCCACATTTGCGCGGGGGCCACGAATCTACCTCCTATCCCCGCAGCTCGTCACATCGAGCCCAATCTTCAACGGTCGAGACGACCTCTCTCAGATCTCGCCTGCACAAGTCTTGAAACATCAACAGGACCTCGTGGTGATTGTCGACGAGGCGCACCATGTCGGAAGGCTAGCCGACAGGGAAACGACGGCTTGGGCCAACGCCATTCGTGAACTGGAGCCGCGACTCCAGATCGGACTGACCGCCACGCCTCGCCAGGAGGCCGGTGTCAATCTGCTCTACGACTATCCGCTGAAACTCGCTCTTGCGGAAGGACTCTATACCAAGGCCGTGCAGTTGCTCGTGCGCGAGTTTCCAGGTGACGACCGTGATCCCTGGGATATCGACCAACAGACGATCACATTCGCGCTCGATCGTCTTCGCACTAAAGAAGAGGCGATTTCGCTCGCCGCCGTGCCGCCGTTTCCGGAAGTCAAACCCGTGGCCGTCCTCTTTGCGAGGGATATCGAACATGCGAAGCAGGTGTACGACTGGCTCTTGAGCAGTACGCTTCTTACCGCAGATGAGATTCACCTCACGTACTCGGGCAAGAGCAAGACTGAGGAGGAAGTCGAACAGCTCCTCGGGATCGAGTCTCCATCGAATCCCGTGCGTGTCACGGATCGGCGAGCGCGAGGCCGACACTCTCGACGTCATATGCTTCGGAAAAGAATCGCTCAAGAAAATCGCTGACGAGGCCACTGCGTTTACGGGACGGGAGCCATCACCAGCCGCAGGCATCGAGGTCAAGGACTCTGGCGCGGCGGCCACTGTTGCCGTTCCGGTGGAGGTGGGTGTAGTCCGCGAGGAGACGATTGAGTTCGTTGACTTACGTAAGCAGCCACAGGAACCCAATCTCGACCTCGAGCCGGCTGCGCTGCGTCGGGTCACCGAAATGGCAGTCAACCGCCTGGAGCTCGCTCAGGCTCAGATGCGCATTGCCACTGTTAAGGGGCAGGTCGCTCTTGATCGCGCGCGGTTTACGGAAGCTGTCGCTATGCGCGTCCTCCGTGCCTTGCCCGAGTATCTCGCTGATGACATCCATCGCGATCCGGTGAGAGTCATCGTACAGAGATGGTTGGATGAGGCACGCCCGAAGGACAGATTCGTGCCGTTCGACCCGTTCGAAGTGGGGGACGAGATCGCTCGAGTAATCAAGCAGGGATTGGAGCGCGAGAGCGCTCAATACATACCGGCCAGTTCGAAGCGCCGGGTTGCCTTCCCGGGCTTTCGCTTGATCGCCAACGTCCCTGCGCTCCTTGGTGTGCCGCGGCCCACTGGTCTACGTGTCGAAGAATTGCCAACCATCGGAGCTCGCGATACGTTCGTTCGGTTCCAACCGTATCGCGGATGGCGATCCGCGCTTCACGATGCATATTCGTTCGATTCGTGGCCTGAGGCGAAGCTGGCGACCCTGCTCGACGTTGCGGACGACGTCGTCTGGTGGGTCCGCAATCAACCGCGCCGCCTTCAGATTGCGACACCTGCCGGAGCGTATAACCCCGATTTTGTCGTGCTCTTGGACACGCAGCCGAAGCGCACGCTGCTGATTCTTGAGTCGAAGGCCGACGACTTCTGGAATCCGCCCGAAAGCGCCCCGCGCCTCAAGGCGCGGGCAGCGGCTACGTGGTGCGCGGCCCAACCTTCGGAACTGCCAACGCAGTGGTCATACGCTCTCGCTCTTGAAAGTGACATCAATACTGTGGCAAGTTGGCCGGAGCTTTTCCCGCGGTTGCTGAGGAGCGGTTGATGAATAGATTTGAAGGGAGTGACCGCACGGAATCGGCAGTGCCGAACCGATCCAGTCGACAAGGGACAGTTGACTGATGCGGGAACATTAGGCTAAACACTGCTCGGTCCGGCCGCCGGGCAGCGGCAGCGCTGCACCACGACGCATCGCACGTCATCAGGCCAGCGGTCCGATTGCTCGCTACGCGGAGACGTGAGGACGAAAGCCCCCGCCACCGCCGACGCGTGATCTGAACGCGGCCGCGCAATACGAGTCAGCTCACGGCTGCCTCGCCATTTCGACAAACCGACAGATACCGTTCGCGAGCTGCATTTGTCGTGGCGTCCTGCATTGCGGCTCAATCAAAGCTGGGCTCCCGACGATAAAGCTCGCACATCTGGCCCGGGAAGTCGCAACATTAAGACGATTTAAGTGGTACAAGAACTCCATGCCGCGCGGCGCGTCTTCTGGGCGCGACGTGGCCATGGAGTAAATGGCGACAGCGCAGGTTTGACCTTGGAATTTGTCCACCGTTCCAACGGGAATCCCGCGGGGCTCCAATTGCGCCGCGAGACGATTGACTTGGGCGTTGTACGGCGCGACGACACGTATGTCGGTTGGAGCGAGCGGCCGCTGGATGCCGTTTTCGTCGATCCAAGAGGTGCCTACCAGGGCATCGACGAGCACCCTCACCACCTCCACTTCCTCATCGGATGCGCTACGGTTTCCTTCATGCTGCGTGGCGATCCACCAGAGGCCAGCGCCGTTGAAGGGACCGTTCGCCAGTTGCTGGTTAACGAGGGCAGGAACCGACGTCAGTCTTCCTGCATAGAAGAGCTCCGAGGTGAAGGCGCAGATATTCGGCGCGAGCCTCCAGGTCTCGGGTAGGAATATTCCGAGATTCGGCGGCATTGTTTCGGCGCTGGCGAGAAGATGCCCCAAGGCCGAGACGTTCACCCCGTCGGGGTGACTGGCCTTCTGCGGCTGATCAAGCTGCTGTGGATCACCTAAAAGGACTAGACTGCCTGCCGTTGGCGCAACTGCCAGGGCGTTTGCCAGCGAGAACTGCCCCGCCTCGTCCACAAACAGCAAGTCAACCGACCCCGCGGCGTCTTCATCGGCCCAGAGCCATGCCGTTCCGCCGAGCACATGGACTTCCCGATCTCTGATCGCGGCGAGGGCCACTTCGTTCTTGTTGAATTCCAGAACGTAAGGCGGAAGCTCCTCACCATCCTTTGGCTTGCGCGCGAGACGAACGTCCTCACCGGCAGCCTTGGCCTGGTCGCGGACTGCGTCAAACAAATTCTGTATGACCTTGTGGCTGGTAGCGGTAACACCCACGCGCATGCCTCTGGCCACTGCCGCACGAATCATCCGCGCGCCGACGTAGGTCTTGCCAGATCCGGGCGGGCCCTGAACGGCGAGAGTCGTCCGATCGAGCTCTGTTACAACCCGAACGGCGAAGTCCGTAGTTGATTCGCCTTGCTGCGGCGAAAAGTCGCCAGTGCGCAGGCGTGGCGCGCGACGGTAAAGCAAGTCGGTGCCGGCTGAGGCCTGAAGGTAGTCTGCGGCACGAAGACGCTCTGCGAAACGCATCACCGAATCTTGCAGCGCGCGCGTGCCGATGACATCGATCGAGAAAACTGCCGACGGATGGTCCGCTCCGGATTTCGGACCGCGCTTGACATCGACGGTCTGTGCGATCCGGTCCAGCGCGAGTACCTCGCCAAATGGCTGGTCGTCCTGGCGGCGGAGTTTATCGCCTTCTGTCAGCTCAACTTCTTGGAGCGGGAATCGATAGCGATGAATGATGCTTCCCGTTGCCTTGCCCTTCTTGCTCAGGAAGGGTCCGAGTTCGGCCACGTGCTCGAGACCTGCGATGGCTTTGACCTCATCCAACAAGTCCTCTTCGGGGAGCTCCCGCAGCCTGAAGTACTCCCACCATTCAGCCTTCTCTTCACGGTGGTGCCAGTCGATGAGANNNNNNNNNNNNNNNNNNNNNNNNNNNNNNNNNNNNNNNNNNNNNNNNNNNNNNNNNNNNNNNNCAGCCATCGTTCATGGTGTGGATTTCCTGGCTGACTCGCCTCTGGGGCGACCTCCGTAAGGAGCGTCGCCCTCAAGACGTCAGCGGCAGCGGTTCGCTCACTTGGGGCTTCTTTTTTCGGCTCCTCAATCGGCGGACGCGGCACGTTCACCGCGGCATCTAGCTGTCTCGTCCTGAGTTCTTCCAGCCAACGCCGCAACAGGTGAGTTGATTCGACATCCTCACGGTTATACCCCTCGACGATCACGCGTGTCGCTTCCGCTATCGACGCGGGATCTCGGGCCTCCAACGCCATCTCGACCGCGATTCGGTGCGTGGCGGCATCACGCAACGGGACCTTGCGTAAATATTCGTAGTACTGTTCCAGTTCCTTGATGGAGTAGCTCTCGACGCCCGCGCGAACCGCCTGTCGCACGATCGCGTACAGATCTACGAACCGCTTTTCACGTAGTAACTCGTCGAGCGCATCTTGCCGGGTCGCGTAGCGGCCTGCGAGGCGCTTTAGAGCGGTCGTTTCATAAGGGGCGAAGTGATAGATGTGCAGGCCGGGATCGCTGGCCCGGGTTTCGGCGATCACGTCCATCAACGTCTCGAACGCGTGCTGCTCCTCGAGCGGATCCATCGCCCACCACGAGCGATATGTGAATTCTTTACCGCCGCCGATATGTCCGAGCCCGAACAAATAATCGTGACCACCTTCCCTGACAAACCGTGCGCCCTCAAGATCTAGAAACAGGTCCCCAGAGGAAGGTTCGGGTAATCGGCACAGTCCCTCACCAGCCGACACCGGCAAGATCCTGAACACTGGCTCGTTGCGCGTCCGCTGTTGCAGTTGCACCTGCGCCTGTTCGGCAATTCGATCGTAGGTTTCCCTTGCGCCTCGGGATGGCTTGAACGTGACGGGCACCGGCAATGTCCCGGCGGCCGCCAGCGTAGTTACGCCTTGAGACACCAGTTCAACGCGCTGAGAGCTGCCAACACCGGCGATAAACGACAGGTGGTCGTCGGCTCGACGCTGGCTGTTGCAGCGGTCCCACCACCGGCAAACGTCACAATGTTCCACGGGCTCAGGGTAGCTCTCGGCAAGGAGGGCATCTGGTCCCTTCGCGAGCATTTCCAGCATCTGAGCGCGAATCAACCTGAAGTACGCTGCGTAATCCGCTAAACGGTACTCGTGCACCGCAAACGGATTGCCAGGGGTTACTACGAAGAACCGTTGCGGAGTGGCGCCCTGGACCTCGGCGAGCAACTCCGTATAAAGCGCGAGCTGGAGAATCGTGCCGCCGCGCGTCTCACGTGCGAGCTTGGTGTCGTACGGTTCGTATTGGTATTCGCCGAGGCTCGTGCGCACGCCGGTTCCACACGGAACCTTGCGCAGAATGTCCGCATAACCCGTCCAGCCTTTCCCCGCGAAAGCCCCCTGATAGATCACGTCCGCGCCAGATTTGAGCGCTTCGAGCGTTCGCGCTACGCGGACGTCTGGCGACTCGTCTGTCGCAATTTCGACAATGTTCAGCCCTTGGCCGCGAAGGTGATCGACATAGGCTCGCTCGTGTTTGATGCCGCGCTCACGCAGAAGCTGCAACGCGGCGTCCAACCGAGTCTCTGGAGGATCGATTGTGCCCATGGCCGCAGCCAGGTCCAATCCCGTTCGGTGTTTACAGGCAAGAAAATTCGCCAAGTCTGTCGCGGCCAACACCACGGTGTCGTCGGTTACGCGCAAGGTACCCTCCGCGGCAATGGACCGATCAATTTACGGGTCCGCCAAATCGTTCACGGCACTCTCGATCAAGAGGAGCTTTCAGTCGGCAGTGACGCGTACTCTGACTCGAATAGCTTGTCGCGATCCTTGATCGCCAGACGCTGGAGGCAGTAAAGCTGCCAGTATGACTGCCAGCGCTCCGTGGCAGGCTCAAGGCGCTCGACGGTCAGGCCGATTTGACTAGCGGCTTCCCAGCCAATCATCTGGCCGTGTGTCAACCACTTCTCGGTGTTCAGTAACTCGGCAGCTATCGCCGTAAAGTTGCCGGTTGTTGACCTGAACATCCCTGTCCTCAGTTGATCTTCCGCGAATTTGCGGGCTCGCTCTCGCACGGCCTCAAAGAGCTTCAAGGTCGCGGGATCAAACTTGCTCAGCATGATCCTGGCCGCGATGTCCTCCGGATCGTCTTGCAAGGTGTCAGAGAACGCCCTATATGCGTCAAGGTAGTTCTGTACGGAGTGACGAATGGCGTTTCCGTTGCCATCGCGGAGAATTACTTGCGGATCGATCGGCCCCAACTCTGACGTATCGCTCATGACAATGGCGTCGGCGCCGAGCGCCATAAGCGTCCCTGCGCTCTTGGCAAAATCTGGAACGATGACGCGCAAGCGCCCAGTGCCCACGCACGTGTGAACCAGGGTTATCAGCTTTTCCGCTGCGTCGATATCGCCACCGCCAGTGTGGAGCAACAAGTCCAGATCGCG includes these proteins:
- a CDS encoding very short patch repair endonuclease — encoded protein: MSRVRSADTVPEIAFRRALWAIGLRYRVRARLPGTPDLAFPKLRLTIFVDGCFWHACPRHYGEPKSNVGFWRTKIAANRERDRRVNRELRKLGWRVVRIWEHELRENLPGAVARIRQLLTRAAAT
- the dcm gene encoding DNA (cytosine-5-)-methyltransferase, whose protein sequence is MQIVSIVRLRFTWFHMSEQIQLIQFDDEPPLSDPYLTEQDVITEFKVSRTTLWRLRMEGLPHVSVGRQVRYRLGAIVEWLERSNGPEGRRGRRRAKQTSQTADAIPPCHWSHAVALDPRHRPQTPFAPSSTIRREWWRFPQEAHLLDPRLGRYRRLRAHEVAVLQGFAPDWASAAGVGELDQIRGYGNAVPPSLARAVINGIIKTVDQPLRTSVEVCAGFGGLAMGAADAAGIKHLALIDNWNVATRTLRANGPWPVDSVLEEDVCDVEWQRFTDRVDLLTGGPPCQPWSIGGARRGARDERDLLGLMPDVVGVVRPIAFVFENVPGLLAGENEAYARWLLDRLRTPAPGLNYAVAAATFNAADFGLPQIRRRVFIVGLRGKPASAVHETFDAIAALRTHADPKLPLPHGRAAWNTINSALPDWASVEDGWRKWITVGDDSKDPESVDPAEARSDTTQTNRQSRRPRISLSWPHRDCLTEWTAGGWTARDEVDDPLRTDVRPLLVIEHGLTADPFTDPWFVVGDSVAALGALTRTHARRAQLVYLDLPRITTNAAAFDAAEDQSALDTWLTLVQGLLRRGLRLLSDEGAIVALCGVGELPYVQILLTELAGVRNYVGTVAWQKGYSPRNIPNQREFSPTHDNLVVFARRKEVLPAVALRVPPEGFANQDADPRGPWNAEHKGANKDDYTFEVNVAPYRWRIVDGALPPGMWRISERSGVIWAPKGDVKTPGLFRFTVEVEDQKGAKARRALSIQVAEDVEPPPLVPPPWLIAQVDGEGRILNGPDSSGDLRIVTDKLPVACLGQEYSAVAIASGGAPWTGTTKPGKTSTPGSRPKRFWEYSPETLLQAAARDAVDFKNKVDAIPAVKRYLDGAESAPRNVETVWLGGDKRRAQGQLVGYSQDAKAELTDMQAENVIQEVITYSKPATLMLRLIALFTQPQGLVVDIGAPAAEMAAIATMTGRRAVYVELPSNTGLRQTLTAPRLLHASRGRHPLPEDCVFAADLNGEAAERGLIINGQRRAPSELAGVFTVELGASAARIDRPSAVVELDYVTYPTGSDTFLHMLASIEGLVPIGGNRGWFAEALWEPLRAVYVQSKEFVDGSFLERVSQDHDEFLRTGGRVRIYYHRGQNSSLMPVGSGVELRRIPFDLQLTAGLF
- a CDS encoding DEAD/DEAH box helicase family protein produces the protein MNRERLLRDAYDLVVRTMRLRPPQAEALASVRDVLLRLPDRLSTCTSEEVRQFLTGSGWTHTGHPAFTLSLATGLGKSRLAGAIIALLWLSGEARTFLLLAPRRAVLRRLNDALDPAFHDYLFTDPNLIPEPLVIRADEITSPAALDPQAATFARGPRIYLLSPQLVTSSPIFNGRDDLSQISPAQVLKHQQDLVVIVDEAHHVGRLADRETTAWANAIRELEPRLQIGLTATPRQEAGVNLLYDYPLKLALAEGLYTKAVQLLVREFPGDDRDPWDIDQQTITFALDRLRTKEEAISLAAVPPFPEVKPVAVLFARDIEHAKQVYDWLLSSTLLTADEIHLTYSGKSKTEEEVEQLLGIESPSNPVRVTDRRARGRHSRRHMLRKRIAQENR
- a CDS encoding DNA2/NAM7 family helicase; protein product: LIDWHHREEKAEWWEYFRLRELPEEDLLDEVKAIAGLEHVAELGPFLSKKGKATGSIIHRYRFPLQEVELTEGDKLRRQDDQPFGEVLALDRIAQTVDVKRGPKSGADHPSAVFSIDVIGTRALQDSVMRFAERLRAADYLQASAGTDLLYRRAPRLRTGDFSPQQGESTTDFAVRVVTELDRTTLAVQGPPGSGKTYVGARMIRAAVARGMRVGVTATSHKVIQNLFDAVRDQAKAAGEDVRLARKPKDGEELPPYVLEFNKNEVALAAIRDREVHVLGGTAWLWADEDAAGSVDLLFVDEAGQFSLANALAVAPTAGSLVLLGDPQQLDQPQKASHPDGVNVSALGHLLASAETMPPNLGIFLPETWRLAPNICAFTSELFYAGRLTSVPALVNQQLANGPFNGAGLWWIATQHEGNRSASDEEVEVVRVLVDALVGTSWIDENGIQRPLAPTDIRVVAPYNAQVNRLAAQLEPRGIPVGTVDKFQGQTCAVAIYSMATSRPEDAPRGMEFLYHLNRLNVATSRARCASFIVGSPALIEPQCRTPRQMQLANGICRFVEMARQP
- a CDS encoding TM0106 family RecB-like putative nuclease — translated: MRVTDDTVVLAATDLANFLACKHRTGLDLAAAMGTIDPPETRLDAALQLLRERGIKHERAYVDHLRGQGLNIVEIATDESPDVRVARTLEALKSGADVIYQGAFAGKGWTGYADILRKVPCGTGVRTSLGEYQYEPYDTKLARETRGGTILQLALYTELLAEVQGATPQRFFVVTPGNPFAVHEYRLADYAAYFRLIRAQMLEMLAKGPDALLAESYPEPVEHCDVCRWWDRCNSQRRADDHLSFIAGVGSSQRVELVSQGVTTLAAAGTLPVPVTFKPSRGARETYDRIAEQAQVQLQQRTRNEPVFRILPVSAGEGLCRLPEPSSGDLFLDLEGARFVREGGHDYLFGLGHIGGGKEFTYRSWWAMDPLEEQHAFETLMDVIAETRASDPGLHIYHFAPYETTALKRLAGRYATRQDALDELLREKRFVDLYAIVRQAVRAGVESYSIKELEQYYEYLRKVPLRDAATHRIAVEMALEARDPASIAEATRVIVEGYNREDVESTHLLRRWLEELRTRQLDAAVNVPRPPIEEPKKEAPSERTAAADVLRATLLTEVAPEASQPGNPHHERWL